The genomic DNA ATGATAGGCGCACCCTTGGCGTGGCTGTGGGGGATATCACCCTGCTGTCTGCCGCAACGCAGCAGGCTGTAACGGCCCATTTGCAAGCCCAAAAGCCCGAAGGCTGGTTTGCAGGAGAACAGGCAGACCTTGCCTGGACAAACGGCAACGCCGCGCTGCCCCTGCCCACACAGCATACGCAGGGGGCTATTTGCATGCTGTCTGTTAAAATCCGCGCGGCCGGGCCTTACCTGCTGACAGACACCATGCAGAACACCGCAGCCAAAACGGCCTGATCTACCAAAATTACTGATATATTCCGGCGTTTTAAAGCGTTATTTGGGCCAGTGCAAAAATGTACTGGCCCTTTACGCTGGCTTTATTGCATTTAAATTTTTCCCATATCTTATCCTGCTATTTTATCTGAAAATATTTACAAACCGTGCAGAGCTTTACCAACAACATGGCCATGCTCTTGCCTTAATTGGCATATGATATGCAAAAGTGAGTGCAACACGCTTTAGCAAAAGGCATTGGGCTATGTTTCAGCGCATGAAGTCTCTCCTAACATTCCACAACACGCCATCGGAAGAATGGCGAAAAATGCCCCTGCATCTGCGCCGCTTTCTGTATGCCACTTTTGTGATGGAAGGCTTATTGTGCGCTTATCTGCTCAAAAGCGTGGCATCTCCCCTATTCCACCTCACCCTGTTGCTGCCGGGGGCATTTGTGCAGCATCAGGTTTCCTTCGCCCAGTTTTCACTGATTGTTTCAATGTATCTAACTGTTGCCGCTATTGGGGCTATGGCAATAGGTACTTTTCTTTTGCGCAAAAATTATGAAAAAAGCATGATGCGGTATGCCGTTATTCAGGAAGTTCGGCAGAGCCACGCACGCATTCGCGCCCGCAGAAACAGAAACAGGCGCTAAAGCGCAGCCGCCTTACCACCACTTGTTTGTAAAAACCGGCTTGGGCAATGTGGGGGGCGTGCTATCGGGGTATGTCAGCCACGTCTGCCAGATATCCATAGTGCGGTTACGGGTCAGGCGCAGCATACATGTTTGCGCCATGCTGGAGCGGATTGTACCATCTGACCACGCCTCATAGACTGCGTTGCATTCTGCATCCTTATACTGCTTCCAATGCTGCTGCGCTGTATGAAAATCCGCCAAAGCGTGTTCTGGATTTGCCGATTCACGCATACGCCCCTCCGCCGCCGCAATGTAGTGCTCCATCTCCTTTTGCGCCTGTGCCACACCATCGGCCAGACAGGCCGAAATTTCCGGCGTTGTCTCACCCGGACACTTGGCCGCAGCACGTGCCTGCACACTGCACAGCAGGCTAGCCACCCCCAGCAGGAAAACATTTTGTATCTTCATAGCGCGCGCATCCTTGGGCCTGTTTATGTGTTGCAACCTGCTATTTCTGCCCAAAGGTAGGATGCCAAATTTGTTGCGCCCATGCCGCAACTTTTTTGGGGGTTACGCAGCACAACGGTTACGGTTGGGTGGGGTACATCTTTCCCGTCCCCATAGTCCTGCCTAACCGTGCAAGAAACCCCACCTTGCACGAAAGCCGATTATGCCCACACCGCCAGCGCCTTCCGCCCCGCGCAAGCAACCTTTGCCCAACACGCAGGATTGGCCGCCCTTGCCCGGCACACGTGCCTATATGGCCCGCCAGCTTGCGCAGGATACCGCCACCGTGCACCAGATTGTGACAGTTTTGCAAAACTGCGCCGGGCAGATTACCCCGCTTGTGGCGCAGCTTTACTTCACCACCGGCCCGCTAACGGTGCTGGATTGCGCCGCCACCATGCACGCGCTGGCGGATGACATTGCACATGATGACCCCCAAACACTGGCCGAACTGGCGGCAGAGCGCAGCCGCACCGGCTGATATGTGGGTTTTGGAAACACCCCCGCCCTGCTATGTTGCCCCCTCGCCACCGCTGCGCAACAAAACAGAAACCGTATAGAGGAAGCCCCTTTTGAAACGCAGAAACCTTTTTGCCGCTTCTCTGGCTGCCGGTGCATTGGCCGCCGGGCGCAAAAGCTGGGCCAGCGTGCCAGAGGCCGCACAGGCCATGGGCCGCACCGCGCCGCCCGGCACCGTACCCGCCCTAACGCCCGCCCGCGTGCATGCAGACCAGATAATAGACATTAAGGTGTGCCTGCGCCCCTTCCGCCCCACTGGCCCGCGGCTGGAAATAGAGCCGGTGGCAGATAAAATTGTGGTGCACAATTATGGGCACGGCGGCAGCGGGTGGTCTCTTTCCTGGGGGTCTGCCGCTATGGCGGTAGAACGCGCCGCCCCGCTGATGGAAAAACGCGTGGCCGTTATTGGCTGCGGCATTATTGGCCTAACAACCGCCATAACCGCCCAGCGCGCGGGCATGAACGTAACCATTTATGCGCGGGATATGCTGCCGCATACGCGCTCTGTTCGGGCCAATGGCAGTTGGACACCGGATTCACGCATTGCGCTGATAACCGCCGCCACGCCAGATTTTGCCGCCAGATGGGAGCGCATGGCGCGGTATTCTTGGCAAACCTACCGGGAATATCTGGGCCTGCCCGGCAACCCGGTGGATTTTAGAGACAATTACATTCTCTCTGACACTCCGCCGGATGAGGCCGACCATACCGAGCCTGCGCCCGACATTAGCAAAGGCTCCTATGCCTCTACCGGCGTGCCGCAAAGCGAGGCCGAATTTGCCAAATATGGTGACAGGATAAAGGATATTATTCCCGCAGCCGAGCTTCTGGCCGGGGCGGATAATCCCTTCCCTGTGGCGTATGCACGGCGCAAGCCCATTATGATTTACAACTTTGGCGCGTTCGGCCACGCCCTGTTGTCTGACTTCTATCAGGCAGGCGGACGTATTGAGATACGGGAGTTCCATAGCCTCTCCGAGGTGGCAGACCTGCCCGAACGTGTGGTGTTTAACTGCACCGGCTATGCGGCGCGGGATCTATGGGGCGATAAATCTCTTATTCCCGTGCGCGGGCAAACGGCGTGGCTGCCGCCGCAACCCGCTGCCAATTATGGCGTGCGCTATAAGGGTGCGGCCATGCTTTCTAAATCCGATGGGCTGATGGTGCAGGGCGTCAACCTTTCCGGCCTGGGGGAACTGGAAGGCGTGGGCAACAGTATGGAACAACCCAACCGTGCGGAGGCCGAACAGGCTGTGGCCGTGTTTGAAGATCTGTTCTCCCGCTTTCGGCCACGCAGAGGATAACGGCATGGCACAGCACCCTATTTTTGCAAAACATGCCCAAAAGGCCAAAGGGTTTTGCACCGCCCTGTTGGCTGCAACCGGGCTTGTGGCCACAGTACATGTTGCACTGGCTGCCCCACGCCATGCCCCTGCGGCCCCGCCTGCCCCTGCCGCCCCAAGTTTTACGGCAGAACAGGCAGACCACGGGGCACAAATTTACGCAGGTACCTGCGCCATGTGCCACGGCGCTGGGCTGGAAGGTGCGCATGATATGCCGCCATTGCGCGGGCTGTTTGTGGCGCGCTGGGCCAATACATCGCTCAACAAGTTGTATGCTTACATTACCCACGCCATGCCGCTGATGGCACCGGGCACCCTGCCCCCGCAGGACAACATAGATGTGATTGCGTTTTTGCTGCGAGAAAACGGCACAGAGCCGGGGCACACACCCCTGCCGGCGGATGAAAACCGCCTGGCGCAAATGGTGTTTCCTGTCCCCAATGCGCTGCCACCTGTAAAAGCGGCGCAACCGGGCAAGGCCCCACGCACACGGTAACAAAAAACCCCGCCCACTGGTTACGGTGGGCGGGGTTTTTAAATGTATCTGGCACTTTAGCCTGTTTTACAAAACAGATGGCTTACCACTTAAAGCCAATGCTGCCTTGGGCATTGCGGCGCTCTCCATAATAGCACCATTCCTGCCCGTAAGAGGCATAGGCCATGCAGTTGCCGATATACTTTTTATCAAACAGGTTGCGCACGCTGGCCGCTACGCTCCACCCCCGCAGGGAGGGAGAAAGGTTAGACAGATCATACCCAATGGAGCCATCAAACACCGTATATTGCGGCACATGCACGCTGCCGTAGGAGGCCTGCCCCCCATAGCTTGGGGCGGAATAACGCAGGCCGCCGCCAAATCCAAAACCCTTCATCACACCTTTGGGCATGGTGTAATATGCAAACAGAGAGGCATTGCCCTTGCCAGACTGCATAAGCGGCTTGCCGGTGGAATCATCCTTTACCTTCTGCACGCTTACGGCAGCGGTAATCATCAGGTTTTTATACGGCTGGGCGTGGGCTTCAAATTCAAAACCATCTGAATGCACCTTGCCACTTTGCGTATTGTAGCCCAGATTCCCCACAGCCACCAGCACGTTGGATTGTTCAATATGGAAGCCCGCGGCCGTAAGCAACACAGATGTGCCGGGGAACTGATACTTCACGCCGCCTTCAAGCTGTTTGCCCAAGGAGGGATCAGCCTGCCGGAAGCTCTGCCCGCCATTGTTAGACACAATGCCAGACTGCGGCTGGAAGGATGTGGAATAGCTGATGTAAGGCGCAAGCCCGAAATCAAAGTGATACAGGCCAGAGGCACGCCATGTAATCTGGCGCGGGCTTTCATTGCTGCTGGAATGGCTTACAGATTCTATCTGGTGGGAACGGTACCAGTCATTCCGCAAGCTGCCTGTTACAATCAGGTTTTTCCAGCGCAGTTTATCCTGCGCATACATGCCAATCTGGTGTGAATCCGTGCGGTAGTTCATGTACGGGCTGCCCATGTCTGGCATGGTCATGTGGTAATTGGGGTGCAGCACGTTCAGAGAGGGGGCAGAAGCATAATAGCCCGCTTCTGTGGCGCTCTGCTGCATGTAATCAAACCCGAACATCATATCATGCGTGACAGGGCCGGTGCGCACATGGCCTTTAAACTGGCTATCAAACGCCAGATTATGCGTGTGCTCGTTGGTGCCAAAGGCAGAACGGCTGAGCATTGTGGGGTCTGAATCGTAATAACCGTTATCATACACGCTGCGGTATATGGTTTTTACATCATCATACCGGCCGCGGGTGCTAAAGCTCCAGTCATCATTAAACTTGTGGTTCAGAATATAGGTGATACCGCCCTGCCTGCGGTTGAACTTTTCAAAAGGCACGTCACCATCATAAAAGTTGCGCGGCAGGTAACCGTATGAGGCACGTTTGAGGGAGCCTACAAGCGGCACGCCGCCATAGGTGCCGTTTTCGGGGTCGTACTGATAATTGCCCAGCAGGGTAAGCGTGGTGGGGCCTTTGGCGCCAAAGGTAAAAGCGGGGCTTATGGAAAAACGGCGGCTGCCCGTGCGTGCAAGCTGGCTGTGCTGGCCATTAACCGTGCCATACAGCCGATACTGTACGGAACCATCCTTGGTGGCGTAACCGCCTACATCTGCATCCACTCGGTACAGATCAAAACTGCCGCCTGTGGTGGTAATATCTCCGTAAAACTGTTTGTCTATCGGCAGTTTGCTGGAAAGGGCTACAAGCCCGCCGGGGCTGGATTGCCCATACAGGGCAGAGGCCGGGCCTTTGAGCACTTCCACCCTATCTAGGCGGGATGTATCTGTTTGCGGTGTGGCGTAACCGGTGGGGCTATCCTGCACCTTCAGCCCATCCAAAAAGGTGGGCACAGTAAAGCCGCGCAGCATGAACTGATCATACCGCGTGCCCACGCCACCGCCGCGCAAATCAGACGTAATGCCCGCTGCGTATCGGATGGCCTGATTAAGGCTGAGCTCGCCGCGCACATCCATTTCATCCCGCGTAATCACTGTTACAGACTGCGCTGTTTCAATCAGCGGTGTGTTGGATTTGGTGGCGGAAGACGCCATGGTGGACGCCCTGCGTGCGCGCACTTCCACCTCTTCAACATGCACGGCGGATGCTGGCCCCTTATTGGTGGCCTTACCCTGTTTTGCTGCCGTTGCCCCAACCTGTTGAGACTGCCCGGATGTGGGTGTCCGGGTTGCTGCAAGAACCTTACCGCTTATGAAAAATGTAAGGGGAAGCGCACAAAAAATAACCTTGTTGCGGTGCATACCCGTTTTTACCCCGTGGTTCTTGCTGATCTGAGGTGTGGGCAGTTACCAACATTGCGAATCATTTGCAAGACCAAATGATGGTCAGATTTCTGCGGTTTTCTGCCGTTATATAGTGGGTTTAGCGGGTCATTTCCGGGGCGCTAAATATGCGTTTTATGCCGCGCACACCAGGCGCATGCACACACGCATTAGCCCACCAAAAATAGGCCGATGTGTTATAAACTATCTTTTAAAATTCAGGGGATTTACGGCGTGTCGTCAGTTAAGCCCTGAGAGTGGCACGTGAGGGTTGTACTTTGTGTCTGCGTGTGCTGACTGTTTTCCCGTTTTTTTGGGGAGACAGACAGATGCGGCGCTATAGTTTACGCGATGACCAGTGGGAGCGGATAAAGGATCTTCTTCCTGGTCGAGAAGGCTATGTCGGCGGCACTGCGGTGAACAACCGTCTGTTCGTGGAGGCGGTGCTGTATCGCTATCGCGCGGGTATTCCATGGCGCGACCTTCCTGCCCGTTTCGGTGACTGGAAAAACGTGCACCGGCGTCTGCGCCGCTGGTGTGAAAGCGGCGTCATCGACGCGGATATTTCGTTATCTGGCCGCTGATTACGACAACGAATACATGATGATCGACAGCACAATTGTCCGAGCGCATCAGCATAGTGCCGGAGCTCTCAAAAAAGGGGCACGGATCAGGCCATCGGACGATCACGAGGCGGGCTAACTACAAAGATCCATGCCATCTGCGACGCTCTGGGCAATCCAGTGGAACTCGGCATCACACCGGGACAGGATGCCGATATCACCCAGGCAGAACCACTTCTGGAAAACATCGAACCGGATGCTTTCCTTGCTGACAAGGCGTATGACGCGGACAGGTTGATCGATCGGCTGATACAGCGCGGGATTACCCCGGTCATCCCGCCAAAACGCAACAGAACGACACGACGGAAAACCGATTTTTCTCTCTACCGCGAACGGAACCTTGTTGAGAGGTTCTTCAATAAACTCAAGCAGTTTCGCGCTATCGCAACCCGCTACGATAAACTGAAATCGACCTTCCTCGCAGCCGTGCAGTTCGCCTCAATCATCATCCTGCTTAACTGACGACACGCCGTAGCAACAAATGCCGCCCGCAACACAGTGCCAAACAGGGGCTGAAAATCTGCTGTGGCAGGGCCGCCGCATCGGCTCGGAAGGGCCTGTTCTGGCCCTTCGCTGTGCGGGAAAAATGGGGGATGGCTGCTCTCTAAAATTTGCGCATGAGAACAGATTGCAGTTGCAACTGTGGCGTTAAGGAGACACCCCGCCATCCTTACCGGCCCAGCCATCTGCCGTATCCAGCGCAGGGGCCAACCCGCCAAGCGGGAAGTTTATGGTCAGCACGCCTGCATCACGCTTAGACAGCATCAGATGGCCCACTTTGCCACGGCGCAGGGCATCCATCAGTTCCAGCGTAAAGGTGGCCAACCCCAGGCAGCCTTTATTATCGCAATATTGCCATTCCAACGGCACGGGCGGCGCGTTATCCACCCCCAGAAAGGAATGTTTGCTGAGCGAAAGGCCAAGCGGCACCCGCACGATAATTTTGTATGGTGCATCAGAAAGCCGCGCTGTGCTGTTGGGGGGCACGGCACGCGCAATTTGCATGCTGCCAATGGTGCTGACAATGTGGTGCTGAACATCGTTCACCTGAAAGTTCTGCTGCACGCCGCACAAAAACGGCCTGTTAGTGGCGCTGTTAAAATTGCACTGCCAGCCCCAGTGCTCAATAACCCCGCTTTTACGGTCTATTTGGGTAATACCTGCCTGTGCGGGGCCAACGGGGCCTTTATCATGCAGCGTATCCAGTAATGTTGTATCTGCCTCCGGCGTTTTGCTGGCAGCCTGCACGGTGCTGCACATAAGTAATGCCAGAACACCACAAGCGGCAAAAAGCCCCACCCGCGCAAAATGCACTTTTAAAAAACGCTGCTGGGCCATGCCTAAAACTCCTGTTGTTTCACTTAACGCTGCACATGCTGCATGGGGCTGCCCCCTGCGCCGCTAGGGCACGGGCAAGGCGGCATTGCACCGCACGTAGGATTCCTTATCCCTAAAAATAAACAGCACATAGTAATCCAGCGCGCGGCCGCGCCTGCGGGTGGTGTGGGTGTAAAATGGAAACACATCCTGCGGGGGGCCATATTCTGGCGGCAGAGGATCACTCTCCAACAATGTTTCCACCCTGAACAGGGGCACATAAATATGCACCGGCCCGGGGTTGCGCCGCACATGCCATAAATTGCGCCGAAACTTGCGCAGCCGGTCTGGCAGAATGAAGATCATGTTTTCTTCAATAAACCGCTCATCCGGCTGGGCGCGGCGCAGGTAGCGCGTATCCTCCGGCATATCGCAAAAAAAGTTGTAGCCCTGTATTTTCATGCTTTTCTATTCTGCATCTTCGCGCTCTGTGCGCCATTCCTGCAAGGTTTTACCCTGATACTTCCAATAGAGTGGCCCACGGCACGCCAGATTGATACAAAGAACGCATGCGGGCAGCCACATCCCGCGCAATGCCTATTTTTATTAAATCCGGCATCACCGGGTTTGTCAGCACATAAACATAACCGGCATCTGTGCCAATTTCGGCAGTTTCTTCGGGGTCATATCCGCTGGGCTGGGGCATGAGGTATCCTTTGGTAACGTCCTCTCCCCTCTCCCATACCGTGCACACGCGTGCAACCAGGGCGTGTGCACACCAGCCCTTAGGCGTTATGGGGCACGCTGCCTGTTTGATCTGTAAGGAGGGAATAGACACCCAAGGCTCAAGCGCAAGGGAAACCAAAGATTGGTGTATAGTCATACTTTATAATACCCCTGCCCCAAAATTTGGAGCAGGGGTGTTTAATCAGGCCCGCAGAGCGGTTTCTTCCGGCTCTGCATTTCGGACAAGATAAGGGCCAGATGCCAGAACCTGCAAAGCAAGAAGTGCTACGGTTCCCGGCTCTCTATTGCCCAGGGGAAGGCAAGCGTTTCCTGATGTCCAGCGCATAGAGGAAGATTCTACGCCATGCCATCCTGCCAGATCTTCTTCCTGCAAATGAGATGTGATGGTGCGCGCCGTGTTACTATCTAAAACCCGGATATTCCCGACCAAAACTCCCAGATGACGATGGCCCGATAACATCACACGGCCGGCTGGCGTGCGATCTGATATGAACCGTTTCAATCCCTTCAGGAATCATGAATAGGGCGTAATCTTTTTCCGTGCGAAGCGGATAGATAACATGCCCACGGCCCGATGCCAGATAGAGGCCATTCTCGTTGGTTAGAGTTGGGGCTTCTGCTTGAAGCGGAAAGCCCTTTTCTGCTGCGCGTGCGCTGAACTTTCGGAATAATGGCTCAACAAAAGCGGGGGAAACGTTAAGAGGCGCTGCGGCATCATCCCAAGTGAGATTGCGGCTGCGGATCATGGAAAGCACATCGCCTTCCTGCCGGAAACTATGCCGGTTTCCGGTATCAAGATAGCTCTCCGTCAAAACGCCATCTGCCGTGATGATGGCATGATCTTCGGTTTCAACGTGGTAATAATCGTAAGATGTGAAAGACTGATCGTAGAAGATGGACTGACCGTTCACGAGCATCCGTGCAGGAACGAAGCAACCTTCCAGAAAAAGGCAATGTTCGGGGGTGATAAGCATATCCTTGAAAGGCACGCCATCTGCTATGGCGTCCTTAAGGATGCGCACCGGGTATCCGGCCTGATCTGCGGAAAGAAAGGGCTTTACAACACAGGTGGATTTACCAATCCATGAGACCGTTTTCTGTTCCGTTTTACCGTTTACAAGCGCATCAACCCGGTCACCAATAGCCAGATTTTCGACCTTACACGTTAATCCATGAACAGAGATTTCCGTTCCCGCAAGAAAGCACGGATCAAAATCACGGTTCTGGAACGCAAGTGATGTGCTCGTCCCATCAGTTCCATTTATTTGCCAATGATTATTACTTCCGTATGAATCATTTACATATGTATATTTAGAGACATCAATATCTGAATCTGTTAATAAAAAATATCCACCCTTCGTATCACCCAATATTATTTGCTGTGAACCCTTCTTACCCCAAGTATAATTGTAATTATACTCCACGCCATTAATAGTAAAATGAGTACTATCAATAAAAGTTACCAATACACTATTTTGAATGTTAGATAATTTTCCTGATGAATCTATAGTCGCAAAGTTAAGTATGTTTTCTCCTGAGGAGGGAATAGTACTTGTTTTAGCCATTGTGATACTCTTAAAACCAATTGTTTGGAAAAATTTATTGTTAGATATATATTGTCTTATCTCAATGTCAAATGATTCTGCCTACAAACAAATCATCATTTAGATGATAAGAATCATTCATAGAGTGATAAGCGGACTATCAATACCTTTGCCCCAAGCGCAAATCTGCCTCTATATTTCATTTGTTCATTTTATATCATGTAAAAAGTAGAAATGGATGGCGTGCTTTCTCGCTCAAACCACGCCCCACCCCAATGTCTGGAGGAACGAGAATGGGGGGATGCGCCCCTTAACAGTTCTGGCATTATGCGGCACAGATAGGCACGCATTTTCCATCGCCCGGCGTGCCTGTGCTGCCAAGAGGCAACTGAAGTAGAAGGACACTTGGCCATGCGCCTTTCCGCCCCTTTTTCCCGCTCCGGGCTTTTTGCGCTGTGCGCTGCGGGCGCGGTGCTGGCAGGCTGTGCAGAACCCCGCACCACCACAACACCCGCTGGTAAGGAAGCCCCTGTGGCCGCCACCGGCCCCAAAGGTGTGTATGAAGCCCGCGGGAACGAACCCTTCTGGAACATGACACTGGCAGATGGCGCGCTTTCTGTTGAAACACCGGATGGCCCGCGCATGGCCCGCGTGATCCGCCATGCTTATTCTGAAAACGGCACCCGGTATTATGAGGCATCAGACGTAAAAGCCGCCCTAACCGCATCTGCCTGCACAGATAGCATGACTGGGCAGGTGTTTACAGATACTGTCACCCTTACCACCGCCACCAAAACCCTGCACGGATGCGGTGGCGCCCTTGTGCCCCCTACCAGCCTGAACAATACGCGCTGGGTGGTTACCGCCATGGATGGCCGCAGGCTGCGCGGCGGCAATTTTGTGCCCGATACAAATGACAGCGCCACGGATGAAAACCCCAACCCGGCGGCAGACATGTTTGCCCCCACGCTGGACATTAACGATACGGGCAAGATTTCTGGCTCCGATGGCTGCAACCGCTATGTGGGCGGGCTGGTGTTTGAGCCCAAGGGCAGCGTAAAGGCTATGCCAGCGGGCGGCATTAGCACGCTAATGGCCTGCCCCGG from Acetobacter ascendens includes the following:
- a CDS encoding META domain-containing protein, whose translation is MRLSAPFSRSGLFALCAAGAVLAGCAEPRTTTTPAGKEAPVAATGPKGVYEARGNEPFWNMTLADGALSVETPDGPRMARVIRHAYSENGTRYYEASDVKAALTASACTDSMTGQVFTDTVTLTTATKTLHGCGGALVPPTSLNNTRWVVTAMDGRRLRGGNFVPDTNDSATDENPNPAADMFAPTLDINDTGKISGSDGCNRYVGGLVFEPKGSVKAMPAGGISTLMACPGKQNDIANTFRPLLNSVTGWTTDGTHLVLQTSGGKTMRLRQVF
- a CDS encoding lysozyme inhibitor LprI family protein — encoded protein: MKIQNVFLLGVASLLCSVQARAAAKCPGETTPEISACLADGVAQAQKEMEHYIAAAEGRMRESANPEHALADFHTAQQHWKQYKDAECNAVYEAWSDGTIRSSMAQTCMLRLTRNRTMDIWQTWLTYPDSTPPTLPKPVFTNKWW
- a CDS encoding GIY-YIG nuclease family protein — encoded protein: MTIHQSLVSLALEPWVSIPSLQIKQAACPITPKGWCAHALVARVCTVWERGEDVTKGYLMPQPSGYDPEETAEIGTDAGYVYVLTNPVMPDLIKIGIARDVAARMRSLYQSGVPWATLLEVSG
- a CDS encoding Hint domain-containing protein, whose protein sequence is MAKTSTIPSSGENILNFATIDSSGKLSNIQNSVLVTFIDSTHFTINGVEYNYNYTWGKKGSQQIILGDTKGGYFLLTDSDIDVSKYTYVNDSYGSNNHWQINGTDGTSTSLAFQNRDFDPCFLAGTEISVHGLTCKVENLAIGDRVDALVNGKTEQKTVSWIGKSTCVVKPFLSADQAGYPVRILKDAIADGVPFKDMLITPEHCLFLEGCFVPARMLVNGQSIFYDQSFTSYDYYHVETEDHAIITADGVLTESYLDTGNRHSFRQEGDVLSMIRSRNLTWDDAAAPLNVSPAFVEPLFRKFSARAAEKGFPLQAEAPTLTNENGLYLASGRGHVIYPLRTEKDYALFMIPEGIETVHIRSHASRPCDVIGPSSSGSFGREYPGFR
- a CDS encoding FAD-dependent oxidoreductase: MKRRNLFAASLAAGALAAGRKSWASVPEAAQAMGRTAPPGTVPALTPARVHADQIIDIKVCLRPFRPTGPRLEIEPVADKIVVHNYGHGGSGWSLSWGSAAMAVERAAPLMEKRVAVIGCGIIGLTTAITAQRAGMNVTIYARDMLPHTRSVRANGSWTPDSRIALITAATPDFAARWERMARYSWQTYREYLGLPGNPVDFRDNYILSDTPPDEADHTEPAPDISKGSYASTGVPQSEAEFAKYGDRIKDIIPAAELLAGADNPFPVAYARRKPIMIYNFGAFGHALLSDFYQAGGRIEIREFHSLSEVADLPERVVFNCTGYAARDLWGDKSLIPVRGQTAWLPPQPAANYGVRYKGAAMLSKSDGLMVQGVNLSGLGELEGVGNSMEQPNRAEAEQAVAVFEDLFSRFRPRRG
- a CDS encoding TonB-dependent siderophore receptor gives rise to the protein MHRNKVIFCALPLTFFISGKVLAATRTPTSGQSQQVGATAAKQGKATNKGPASAVHVEEVEVRARRASTMASSATKSNTPLIETAQSVTVITRDEMDVRGELSLNQAIRYAAGITSDLRGGGVGTRYDQFMLRGFTVPTFLDGLKVQDSPTGYATPQTDTSRLDRVEVLKGPASALYGQSSPGGLVALSSKLPIDKQFYGDITTTGGSFDLYRVDADVGGYATKDGSVQYRLYGTVNGQHSQLARTGSRRFSISPAFTFGAKGPTTLTLLGNYQYDPENGTYGGVPLVGSLKRASYGYLPRNFYDGDVPFEKFNRRQGGITYILNHKFNDDWSFSTRGRYDDVKTIYRSVYDNGYYDSDPTMLSRSAFGTNEHTHNLAFDSQFKGHVRTGPVTHDMMFGFDYMQQSATEAGYYASAPSLNVLHPNYHMTMPDMGSPYMNYRTDSHQIGMYAQDKLRWKNLIVTGSLRNDWYRSHQIESVSHSSSNESPRQITWRASGLYHFDFGLAPYISYSTSFQPQSGIVSNNGGQSFRQADPSLGKQLEGGVKYQFPGTSVLLTAAGFHIEQSNVLVAVGNLGYNTQSGKVHSDGFEFEAHAQPYKNLMITAAVSVQKVKDDSTGKPLMQSGKGNASLFAYYTMPKGVMKGFGFGGGLRYSAPSYGGQASYGSVHVPQYTVFDGSIGYDLSNLSPSLRGWSVAASVRNLFDKKYIGNCMAYASYGQEWCYYGERRNAQGSIGFKW
- a CDS encoding invasion associated locus B family protein translates to MAQQRFLKVHFARVGLFAACGVLALLMCSTVQAASKTPEADTTLLDTLHDKGPVGPAQAGITQIDRKSGVIEHWGWQCNFNSATNRPFLCGVQQNFQVNDVQHHIVSTIGSMQIARAVPPNSTARLSDAPYKIIVRVPLGLSLSKHSFLGVDNAPPVPLEWQYCDNKGCLGLATFTLELMDALRRGKVGHLMLSKRDAGVLTINFPLGGLAPALDTADGWAGKDGGVSP
- a CDS encoding c-type cytochrome; this encodes MAQHPIFAKHAQKAKGFCTALLAATGLVATVHVALAAPRHAPAAPPAPAAPSFTAEQADHGAQIYAGTCAMCHGAGLEGAHDMPPLRGLFVARWANTSLNKLYAYITHAMPLMAPGTLPPQDNIDVIAFLLRENGTEPGHTPLPADENRLAQMVFPVPNALPPVKAAQPGKAPRTR